The following proteins come from a genomic window of Pseudomonas sp. Z8(2022):
- a CDS encoding ABC transporter substrate-binding protein codes for MSLGKRFTFVPRFGRLPEAIGLSLGLLASSLAVPQAAHAEGQIRIAEQFGIVYLLLNVVRDQQLIEKHGKAEGLDIKVDWQQLSGGSAVNDALLSGAIDIAGAGIGPLLTVWDRTQGRQNVKGVASLGNFPYYLLSNDPKVKTIADFTDKDRIAVPAVGVSVQSRFLQYAAARQWGDNEFNRLDKYTVALPHPDATASLLSGGTELSGHFSNPPFQNQALENPDVHVVLDTYELLGPNSPTVLYATEKFRNDNPRTYKAFVAALAEAARFAQNDKGAAADTYIRVTGAKISREALLKIIDNERFQFSVTPTNTYQLAEFLHRVGAIKSKPASWQDYFFEDAAIGQGS; via the coding sequence ATGTCTCTAGGCAAACGCTTTACCTTCGTTCCGCGTTTTGGCCGGCTGCCCGAGGCCATCGGTCTTTCCCTGGGCCTGCTGGCGAGCTCGCTGGCGGTGCCTCAGGCGGCGCACGCCGAGGGGCAGATTCGCATCGCCGAGCAGTTCGGCATCGTCTACCTGCTGCTCAACGTGGTGCGTGACCAGCAGTTGATCGAGAAGCACGGCAAGGCCGAGGGGCTGGACATCAAGGTCGACTGGCAGCAGCTCTCCGGAGGCTCGGCGGTGAACGATGCGCTGCTGTCCGGCGCCATCGATATCGCCGGTGCCGGCATCGGCCCGCTGCTCACCGTCTGGGATCGCACCCAGGGCAGGCAGAACGTCAAGGGCGTGGCTTCGCTGGGCAACTTCCCGTACTACCTGCTGAGCAATGATCCCAAGGTCAAGACCATTGCCGACTTCACCGACAAGGATCGCATCGCCGTGCCGGCGGTGGGCGTATCGGTGCAGTCGCGCTTCCTGCAGTACGCCGCCGCCAGGCAGTGGGGCGACAACGAGTTCAACCGTCTCGACAAGTACACCGTGGCGCTGCCGCACCCGGACGCCACCGCCTCGCTGTTGTCTGGCGGCACCGAGCTGAGCGGACATTTCTCCAACCCGCCGTTCCAGAACCAGGCGCTGGAGAATCCCGATGTGCACGTGGTGCTCGACACTTACGAGCTGCTCGGGCCGAACTCGCCGACCGTGCTCTATGCCACCGAGAAGTTCCGCAACGACAACCCCAGGACCTACAAGGCTTTCGTCGCTGCGCTGGCCGAGGCCGCCCGATTCGCCCAGAACGACAAGGGCGCGGCTGCCGACACCTACATCCGCGTGACCGGCGCCAAGATCAGCCGTGAAGCGCTGCTGAAGATCATCGACAACGAGCGCTTCCAGTTCAGTGTCACTCCCACCAATACCTACCAGCTGGCCGAATTCCTCCATCGCGTTGGTGCGATCAAGAGCAAGCCGGCCTCCTGGCAGGACTACTTCTTCGAAGACGCCGCCATCGGCCAAGGAAGTTGA
- a CDS encoding ABC transporter ATP-binding protein yields MNVALQGHTVSTHPTGTFDTLLEVEKVSLEYRTPQRVVRATHEVSFEVDRSDRFVLLGPSGCGKSTLLKAVAGFIEPIGGSIRLDGAEVREPGPDRIVVFQEFDQLPPWKTVKQNVMFPLLASRTLGRREAEERALHYLEKVGLAAFADAYPHTLSGGMKARVAIARALAMQPKILLMDEPFAALDALTRRKMQEELLELWEEVRFTLLFVTHSIEEALIVGNRILLLSPHPGRVRAEVGSHQFDLHSLGGSAFQQTAQRIHRLLFDEDSEEGARAAAELGFHDIRIAY; encoded by the coding sequence ATGAATGTCGCTCTGCAAGGCCACACGGTCAGCACGCACCCCACCGGCACCTTCGACACCCTGCTCGAGGTGGAGAAGGTCAGCCTTGAATACCGCACCCCGCAGCGCGTAGTGCGCGCCACCCACGAAGTCAGCTTCGAGGTGGATCGCTCTGATCGTTTCGTGCTGCTTGGCCCTTCGGGGTGTGGCAAATCCACGCTGCTCAAGGCCGTGGCCGGCTTTATCGAGCCGATAGGCGGCAGCATTCGCCTCGATGGCGCCGAGGTACGCGAGCCCGGGCCGGATCGCATCGTGGTGTTCCAGGAGTTCGACCAGCTGCCACCCTGGAAAACGGTCAAACAGAACGTCATGTTCCCGCTGCTGGCTTCGCGCACCCTGGGGCGCCGCGAGGCCGAGGAGCGTGCGCTGCACTACCTGGAAAAGGTCGGCCTGGCGGCTTTTGCCGACGCCTATCCGCACACATTGTCCGGCGGCATGAAGGCGCGTGTGGCGATTGCCCGTGCGCTGGCCATGCAGCCGAAGATCCTGTTGATGGACGAGCCCTTTGCCGCGCTCGACGCACTGACCCGCCGCAAGATGCAGGAAGAGCTGCTGGAGCTGTGGGAGGAAGTGCGCTTCACCCTGCTGTTCGTCACCCACTCCATCGAGGAGGCGCTGATCGTCGGCAACCGCATCCTGCTGCTGTCGCCACACCCGGGGCGGGTAAGGGCGGAGGTGGGCAGCCACCAGTTCGACCTGCACAGTCTGGGCGGCTCGGCGTTCCAGCAGACCGCACAGCGCATCCATCGTCTGTTGTTCGACGAGGACAGCGAGGAGGGCGCACGCGCCGCTGCCGAGCTGGGTTTCCATGACATCCGTATCGCCTACTGA
- a CDS encoding ABC transporter permease: MSLSPARREEYEIPLQPLPDLKLERELPLLQRLWQQGWLRKTLILLALALIWELAARYQGNDLLLPSFLQTASAFFEGIGSGELLEKMAISLSVLVKGYLLGIGLAFALTSLAVSTQLGRDLLSTLTSMFNPLPAIALLPLSLLWFGLGENSLIFVLVHSVLWALALNTYAGFLGVSETQRMAGRNYGLKGLRFVLFILIPAALPSILSGLKIGWAFAWRTLIAAELVFGASSGKGGLGWYIFQNRNELYTDKVFAGLAAVILIGLLVENLVFATIERVTVKRWGMQR, encoded by the coding sequence ATGAGTCTTTCCCCCGCACGGCGTGAGGAATACGAAATACCGCTGCAACCGCTGCCGGATCTCAAGCTGGAGCGCGAACTGCCATTGCTGCAACGCCTGTGGCAACAGGGCTGGCTGCGCAAGACGCTGATCCTGCTGGCCCTGGCACTGATCTGGGAACTGGCGGCACGTTACCAGGGCAACGACCTGCTGCTGCCCAGCTTCCTGCAGACGGCCAGCGCCTTCTTCGAGGGCATTGGTAGTGGCGAATTGCTGGAGAAGATGGCGATCTCGCTGTCGGTGCTGGTCAAGGGCTATCTGCTCGGCATCGGCCTGGCCTTTGCACTGACCAGCCTGGCGGTGTCGACCCAGCTGGGGCGCGACCTGCTGTCGACCCTGACCTCGATGTTCAACCCGCTGCCGGCCATCGCGCTGCTGCCGCTGTCACTACTGTGGTTCGGTCTTGGCGAGAACAGCCTGATCTTCGTGCTGGTGCACTCGGTGCTCTGGGCGCTGGCGCTCAATACCTACGCCGGTTTTCTCGGAGTCTCGGAAACCCAGCGCATGGCCGGGCGCAACTATGGTCTCAAGGGCCTGCGCTTCGTGCTGTTCATCCTGATCCCCGCGGCGCTGCCGTCGATCCTTTCAGGCCTGAAGATCGGCTGGGCCTTCGCCTGGCGCACGCTGATCGCCGCCGAGCTGGTGTTCGGCGCCTCCAGCGGCAAGGGCGGCCTGGGCTGGTACATCTTCCAGAACCGCAACGAGCTGTACACCGACAAGGTTTTCGCCGGGCTTGCTGCGGTGATCCTTATCGGCCTGCTGGTGGAAAACCTGGTGTTCGCCACGATCGAGCGGGTCACCGTCAAGCGCTGGGGGATGCAGCGCTGA
- a CDS encoding ABC transporter substrate-binding protein yields MKKSRIATALGLLGALALPLSAQAEGKISIAQQFGIGYLLLHVVKDQQLIEKHAKAQGLDEIDVEWRTISGATAMNEALLAGAIDVVSAGVPPMLTVWDRSYGRQNVKAVSALGSLPGYVLSNRDDVKSLDDLSEKDRLAVPAAGVGFQSRTLQIEAAKRYGKDDFQRFDAISISLPHPDATAALIKGGSEITAHFSSPPFQYQALENPNVHKLISSYDILGGQATFNVLYATEKFHDENPKTYKAFYDALVEAEQIIKADKAAAAEIYIRVENSKLPLEFVKKIIEDPENDFTVSPQRTFIYAEKLHELGVLKNKAASWKDYFFEEAQANPGS; encoded by the coding sequence ATGAAAAAATCCCGCATCGCCACCGCGCTGGGCCTGCTCGGTGCATTGGCACTGCCGCTGTCCGCCCAGGCCGAAGGCAAGATCAGCATCGCCCAGCAGTTCGGCATCGGCTATCTGCTGCTGCATGTGGTCAAGGATCAGCAACTGATCGAGAAGCACGCCAAGGCTCAGGGGCTGGATGAGATCGACGTCGAGTGGCGCACCATTTCCGGTGCCACCGCAATGAACGAGGCGCTGCTGGCCGGCGCCATCGACGTGGTTTCGGCCGGTGTGCCGCCGATGCTCACCGTATGGGATCGCAGCTACGGCCGGCAGAACGTCAAGGCGGTATCGGCCCTGGGCTCGCTGCCCGGCTACGTGCTAAGCAACCGTGACGACGTGAAGTCGCTGGACGATCTGAGCGAGAAGGATCGCCTAGCGGTGCCGGCTGCCGGGGTCGGATTCCAGTCGCGCACCCTGCAGATCGAGGCGGCCAAGCGCTATGGCAAGGACGATTTCCAGCGCTTCGACGCCATCTCCATCAGCCTGCCGCACCCCGATGCCACGGCAGCGCTGATCAAGGGCGGTTCGGAAATCACTGCGCACTTCTCCAGCCCGCCGTTCCAGTACCAGGCGCTGGAAAATCCCAATGTGCACAAGCTGATCAGCAGCTACGACATTCTTGGCGGCCAGGCAACCTTCAACGTGCTCTATGCGACCGAGAAGTTCCACGACGAAAACCCGAAGACCTACAAGGCCTTCTATGACGCCCTGGTGGAGGCCGAACAGATCATCAAGGCGGACAAGGCCGCGGCTGCCGAGATCTACATCCGCGTGGAGAACTCCAAGCTGCCCTTGGAGTTCGTGAAGAAGATCATCGAAGACCCGGAAAACGACTTCACCGTATCGCCGCAGCGCACCTTCATCTATGCCGAGAAGCTGCATGAGCTGGGCGTGTTGAAGAACAAGGCCGCGTCGTGGAAGGATTACTTTTTCGAAGAGGCCCAGGCCAATCCGGGTAGCTGA
- a CDS encoding patatin-like phospholipase family protein, with amino-acid sequence MNDSRQAVFARECDLIMKGGITSGIVYPLAITEIARAFRLRSIGGTSAGAIAAAAAAAAELGRQRFQSGQLSSDPDGFAEIERLPEHLCTPAAEGHGTKLLALFKPVPALRTLFDTFIAALEAKGKGPRAQLLAPLKVMLTRHKFAALIGALVAGGPLWASAIAGSSLLVWFWVLSFAALGGVFAAALRVLLPALRQLPQNGFGLCSGLSDADDKAPDEALTNWLTHYFDRLSGQQAFCALHPEAIECERPLTFGDLRAHGIDLQVMTTCLSMARPFRLPFRDDDQVRENNQFHFREEEFARLFPRRVVAWMRARQRPGCDERNDGYLRLPLPDDLPVIVAVRMSLSFPLLLSAVPLHAVDYRRNERKLERCWFTDGGISSNFPIHFFDAALPRRPTFGLDLGPTDGADEQRVRFPRNNGDARLAYWRRFPQNGLPALRGFLAQLSNVAKDWNHETLSLMPGFRDRIGLIQLTREEGGLNLTMPPERIARLTRYGREAGQQFVLRFGDPACWQPGAKASPMNWENHQIIRLRLQLASVAEQLQSLERACRELHGTAHDYQRFFTPEAKRYSYPLRGLNDLAQDPDSGLYRTQAGLARAMLDQLRAIAQMIEQHPDHHPAGNAPKPTPELKLRPRI; translated from the coding sequence ATGAACGATTCGCGCCAAGCGGTGTTCGCCAGGGAATGCGACCTGATCATGAAGGGCGGTATCACCAGCGGCATCGTCTATCCGCTGGCCATTACCGAGATCGCCAGGGCTTTTCGCCTGCGCAGCATCGGCGGCACCAGTGCCGGTGCCATCGCCGCCGCGGCAGCAGCCGCCGCCGAACTCGGTCGCCAGCGCTTCCAGAGCGGGCAATTGAGCAGCGACCCGGACGGCTTCGCCGAAATCGAGCGCTTGCCCGAACATCTCTGTACCCCAGCAGCGGAGGGACATGGCACCAAACTGCTGGCCTTGTTCAAACCCGTTCCCGCACTGCGAACACTGTTCGACACCTTCATCGCCGCCCTCGAAGCCAAGGGCAAGGGGCCGCGCGCGCAACTGCTGGCGCCCCTCAAGGTGATGCTGACGCGACACAAGTTCGCTGCGCTGATCGGCGCACTGGTGGCGGGTGGGCCTTTGTGGGCCAGCGCCATCGCCGGCAGCAGCCTGCTGGTGTGGTTCTGGGTGTTGTCATTTGCGGCGCTTGGCGGCGTTTTTGCCGCAGCCTTGCGTGTGCTGCTGCCCGCGCTGCGGCAACTGCCGCAGAATGGCTTCGGCCTGTGCAGCGGTTTGTCCGACGCCGATGACAAGGCGCCGGATGAAGCCCTGACCAATTGGCTGACCCACTACTTCGATCGTCTCAGCGGGCAGCAGGCGTTCTGTGCGCTGCATCCGGAGGCCATCGAATGCGAGCGGCCGCTGACCTTCGGCGATCTGCGCGCGCACGGCATCGATCTGCAGGTGATGACCACCTGCCTGAGCATGGCGCGGCCGTTTCGCCTGCCATTTCGCGATGACGATCAGGTACGTGAGAACAACCAGTTCCATTTTCGCGAGGAAGAGTTTGCCCGCCTGTTCCCGCGCCGCGTAGTGGCCTGGATGCGCGCACGCCAGCGCCCCGGTTGCGATGAACGTAATGACGGCTACCTGCGTTTGCCCTTGCCCGACGATCTGCCGGTGATCGTCGCGGTGCGCATGAGCCTGAGTTTTCCGCTGCTGCTCAGCGCCGTGCCGCTGCACGCCGTGGATTACCGCAGGAACGAGAGGAAACTGGAGCGCTGCTGGTTCACCGATGGCGGCATCAGCTCCAACTTTCCCATTCACTTCTTCGATGCCGCCCTGCCCCGGCGCCCCACCTTTGGCCTGGACCTGGGACCGACCGACGGCGCGGATGAGCAGCGCGTGCGCTTCCCGCGCAACAACGGCGATGCGCGGCTCGCCTACTGGCGGCGTTTTCCGCAAAACGGCCTGCCGGCGCTGCGTGGTTTTCTGGCCCAGCTCAGCAACGTGGCCAAGGACTGGAACCACGAAACCCTGTCGCTGATGCCAGGCTTTCGCGACCGCATCGGCCTGATTCAGCTGACCCGCGAGGAAGGCGGCCTCAACCTGACCATGCCGCCCGAGCGCATCGCTCGCCTGACCCGTTATGGACGCGAAGCCGGCCAGCAGTTCGTGCTGCGCTTTGGTGATCCGGCTTGCTGGCAGCCCGGCGCCAAAGCCTCGCCGATGAACTGGGAGAACCATCAGATCATCCGCCTGCGCCTGCAGTTGGCCAGTGTTGCCGAACAACTGCAAAGCCTGGAGCGCGCCTGCCGCGAACTGCACGGTACCGCGCACGACTACCAGCGCTTCTTCACCCCGGAGGCCAAGCGCTACAGCTACCCCTTACGGGGACTCAACGACCTGGCGCAGGACCCGGACAGCGGCCTGTACCGCACTCAGGCCGGGCTGGCCAGGGCCATGCTCGATCAGCTGAGGGCAATCGCCCAGATGATCGAGCAGCACCCCGACCACCACCCGGCCGGGAATGCGCCCAAGCCCACTCCCGAACTGAAGCTGCGGCCACGCATTTGA
- a CDS encoding DUF2790 domain-containing protein — MISKHVKNLANILITSLALLLSGNALAESPATIYKYGLKLDVSRVLSISKPKTHTCKPVDHLMKYIDSAGNIQTLKFKALSDACSKGH, encoded by the coding sequence ATGATCAGCAAACATGTAAAAAATCTGGCAAACATTCTAATTACCAGCCTTGCCTTGCTTCTATCCGGCAATGCACTCGCTGAAAGCCCGGCCACCATTTACAAGTATGGATTGAAACTTGATGTATCCAGGGTTCTGTCCATATCAAAGCCCAAAACCCATACCTGCAAGCCTGTGGATCACCTGATGAAATACATAGACTCTGCTGGAAACATCCAGACCCTGAAATTCAAGGCTCTCTCTGATGCCTGCAGCAAAGGACACTGA
- a CDS encoding antibiotic biosynthesis monooxygenase family protein produces MIYEIAVLPVHSTHIEQFKQAFAEVVHLLQRAKGYHGHMFAQGIESPETFNLIVRWASLEDHSPGFEASDDHQTFMLGLEQYFSQEPTVYHIQEAAFTTGNDQDFDIAVPKA; encoded by the coding sequence ATGATTTATGAAATCGCAGTACTGCCAGTTCACAGTACACATATCGAACAGTTCAAACAGGCATTTGCCGAAGTAGTTCACTTGCTCCAACGCGCCAAGGGCTACCACGGCCATATGTTCGCGCAGGGAATCGAAAGCCCCGAGACGTTCAACCTGATCGTTCGTTGGGCGTCACTTGAGGACCATTCACCGGGTTTCGAAGCGAGTGACGACCATCAGACTTTCATGCTGGGCCTGGAGCAATACTTCTCGCAAGAACCAACTGTCTACCACATTCAGGAGGCCGCCTTTACCACGGGAAACGACCAAGACTTCGATATTGCAGTGCCAAAAGCTTAA
- a CDS encoding zinc-dependent alcohol dehydrogenase family protein translates to MKAQILKSFGGPNAFELSEVAKPVPQAGQVLVRVHATSINPLDYQVRRGDYVDYVPLPAITGHDVSGVVEAVGPGVTTFVPGDEVWYTTQIFEGDGSYAEYHVASESIIGKKPESLSHLEAASLTLVGGTVWEALIGRVSLRVGESILIHGGAGGVGHVAIQVAKAIGARVFTTVREANFEFARSLGADVVIDYEQEDYVEAILRETDGHGVDVIFDTIGGDTLTRSPDALAQLGRVVSIVDIAKPQNLIQAWGKNASYHFVFTRQNRGKLDELKALVERGQLRPHIGAVYSLADISSAHALLETPNNGLRGKVAIAVEPSLAP, encoded by the coding sequence ATGAAAGCGCAAATTCTCAAATCCTTTGGCGGCCCTAATGCGTTCGAACTGAGCGAAGTGGCCAAACCCGTACCGCAGGCAGGCCAAGTGTTGGTACGGGTCCACGCAACCTCCATCAACCCGCTGGATTACCAGGTGCGTCGTGGCGACTACGTGGATTACGTGCCCCTCCCCGCCATCACCGGGCATGACGTATCCGGCGTCGTCGAAGCTGTCGGCCCGGGTGTGACGACCTTCGTGCCAGGCGACGAGGTCTGGTACACCACGCAGATCTTCGAAGGCGACGGCAGTTACGCCGAGTACCACGTTGCCTCCGAAAGCATCATCGGCAAGAAGCCAGAATCGCTGAGCCACCTCGAGGCGGCAAGCCTGACGCTGGTCGGCGGCACCGTGTGGGAAGCACTGATCGGGCGAGTATCACTCAGAGTCGGGGAAAGCATTCTGATCCACGGCGGCGCCGGCGGTGTCGGTCATGTCGCGATCCAGGTGGCAAAAGCCATTGGCGCCCGGGTCTTTACCACCGTACGCGAAGCGAACTTCGAGTTCGCCCGCAGTCTGGGCGCCGACGTGGTCATCGACTACGAGCAGGAAGATTACGTTGAGGCCATCCTGCGGGAAACCGATGGCCACGGCGTCGATGTGATATTCGACACCATCGGCGGCGACACCCTGACGCGCAGCCCCGATGCGCTCGCCCAGCTCGGCCGCGTGGTGTCGATCGTGGACATCGCCAAGCCGCAGAACCTGATTCAGGCCTGGGGCAAGAACGCCAGTTACCACTTCGTCTTCACCCGACAGAACCGCGGCAAGCTCGATGAACTGAAGGCATTGGTCGAGCGCGGCCAGCTGCGCCCCCATATTGGCGCGGTCTATTCGCTCGCTGATATCTCAAGCGCGCATGCGCTGCTGGAGACACCCAACAACGGTCTTCGCGGCAAAGTCGCGATTGCCGTCGAGCCCTCGCTCGCCCCGTAA
- a CDS encoding ArsR/SmtB family transcription factor — MDLINVFKALSNPTRLGILKGLKDPVKNFPPQDEGDVHTVGVCVSSIQEGVGLSQSTVSDYLATLQRVGLVEVRRIGQWTYYKRNETNIRALAELIGKEL, encoded by the coding sequence ATGGACCTGATCAATGTATTCAAAGCCCTCTCGAATCCCACCCGCCTTGGAATCCTCAAGGGGTTGAAGGATCCGGTTAAGAACTTTCCACCCCAGGATGAAGGGGATGTTCACACCGTGGGCGTGTGCGTCAGCAGTATTCAGGAAGGCGTCGGTCTGTCGCAGTCGACGGTGTCCGACTACCTTGCGACGCTGCAACGTGTAGGCTTGGTCGAAGTCCGTCGGATCGGACAGTGGACCTACTACAAGCGCAATGAAACCAATATCCGTGCTCTGGCCGAGCTGATAGGCAAGGAACTGTAA
- a CDS encoding methionine ABC transporter permease: MPLLLERLWQGLLDTLLMVGVSSLLALLAGIPLAIFLVTSGPGGLFESPRLNRLIGAVVNLFRSIPFLILMVALIPFTRLVVGTTYGVWAAVVPLTIAATPFFARIAEVSLREVDHGLIEAAQAMGCRRRHIIWHVLLPEALPGIVGGFTITLVTMINSSAMAGAIGAGGLGDLAYRYGYQRFDTQVMLTVIVVLVVMVSLIQLSGDRLAQRLNKR, from the coding sequence ATGCCGCTGCTGCTTGAACGTCTCTGGCAGGGGCTGCTCGACACCCTGCTGATGGTCGGCGTGTCGTCGCTGCTGGCGCTGCTGGCCGGCATCCCGCTGGCCATCTTCCTGGTCACCAGCGGGCCCGGCGGGCTGTTCGAGTCGCCGCGACTCAACCGCCTGATCGGCGCGGTGGTCAACCTGTTCCGCTCGATCCCCTTCCTGATCCTGATGGTCGCGCTGATCCCCTTCACTCGCCTGGTGGTCGGCACCACCTACGGTGTCTGGGCGGCGGTGGTGCCGCTGACCATCGCCGCCACGCCGTTCTTCGCCCGTATCGCCGAAGTCAGCCTGCGCGAGGTCGACCACGGCCTGATCGAGGCGGCCCAGGCCATGGGTTGCCGGCGCCGACACATCATCTGGCACGTGCTGCTGCCCGAGGCCCTGCCGGGCATCGTCGGCGGCTTCACCATCACCCTGGTGACCATGATCAACTCCTCGGCCATGGCCGGTGCCATCGGTGCCGGCGGCCTCGGCGACCTGGCCTACCGCTACGGTTACCAGCGCTTCGACACCCAGGTGATGCTCACCGTCATCGTGGTGCTGGTGGTGATGGTCAGCCTGATCCAGCTCAGTGGCGACAGGTTGGCGCAGAGGTTGAACAAGCGCTGA
- a CDS encoding methionine ABC transporter ATP-binding protein, translated as MSGFQAHLPQTVGEAQLRFAGVSKTYSNGVRALRDIDLAIERGEIFGIIGRSGAGKSSLLRTINRLEQPTNGKVLIDGVDIGAYDYEQLVALRRRIGMIFQHFNLLSAKTVRQNVELPLKVAGVPRQQRRRKAEELLQLVGLADKHDAYPAQLSGGQKQRVGIARALVHDPDILLCDEATSALDPETTQSILALLREINRRLNLTIVLITHEMAVIREICDRVVVLERGEIVEHGQVWRVFGAPTHEVTRTLLAPLQHQLPDDLKARLYSQRQSAHDHPVLRLHYAGHGAPDLQDLGSALGGRITLLDGGIERIQGRPLGRLLLEVADSPLDPEQLLDNARRLADHVEVIGYAAAA; from the coding sequence ATGAGCGGTTTCCAGGCCCACCTGCCACAGACCGTCGGCGAGGCGCAGCTGCGCTTCGCCGGTGTCAGCAAGACCTACAGCAACGGCGTGCGTGCCCTGCGCGACATCGACCTGGCCATCGAGCGCGGCGAGATCTTCGGCATCATCGGCCGCAGCGGCGCCGGCAAGTCGTCGCTGCTGCGCACCATCAACCGTCTGGAGCAGCCCACCAACGGCAAGGTGCTGATCGACGGCGTCGATATCGGCGCATACGACTACGAGCAACTGGTGGCGCTGCGCCGGCGCATCGGCATGATCTTCCAGCACTTCAACCTGCTCTCGGCCAAGACCGTGCGGCAGAACGTCGAACTGCCGCTGAAGGTGGCCGGCGTGCCGCGCCAGCAGCGCCGGCGCAAGGCCGAGGAGCTGCTGCAGCTGGTCGGTCTGGCGGACAAGCACGACGCCTACCCGGCGCAGCTCTCCGGCGGGCAGAAGCAGCGCGTCGGCATCGCCCGCGCGCTGGTACACGACCCGGACATCCTGCTGTGCGACGAGGCCACCAGCGCGCTGGACCCGGAGACCACCCAGTCGATCCTCGCCCTGCTGCGCGAGATCAACCGGCGACTGAACCTGACCATCGTGCTGATCACTCACGAGATGGCGGTGATCCGCGAAATCTGCGACCGCGTGGTGGTGCTGGAACGGGGCGAGATCGTCGAGCATGGCCAGGTCTGGCGGGTATTCGGCGCCCCCACCCACGAGGTCACCCGCACCCTGCTGGCGCCGCTGCAGCACCAGCTGCCGGACGACCTCAAGGCGCGCCTGTACAGCCAGCGCCAGAGCGCGCATGACCACCCGGTGCTGCGCCTGCACTACGCCGGCCACGGCGCGCCGGACCTGCAGGACCTGGGCAGTGCCCTGGGCGGGCGGATCACCCTGCTCGACGGCGGCATCGAACGCATCCAGGGCCGCCCGCTCGGCCGCCTGCTGCTGGAAGTCGCGGACAGCCCGCTGGATCCCGAACAATTGCTGGACAACGCCCGCCGCCTGGCGGATCACGTGGAGGTGATCGGTTATGCCGCTGCTGCTTGA
- a CDS encoding MetQ/NlpA family ABC transporter substrate-binding protein codes for MRKTLRRFTPFSFIRGAAALGLLLAGSLAQADEPLKLGTTAAFVPPLEVAVEEARAQGLEVKLVEFTDWIAPNVSLANGDIDLNYFQHIPFLENAKQEGGYDLVPVARGVINNVGLYSKKHKDFASLPEGASVAIANDPINGGRALQLLQKAGLIQLKPGVSYKATQQDITANPKKLKIIELEAVQLVRALDEVDLALGYPHYIRLAGTHDAESALLFDGLDYPEYIIQFVAQPQKAKDPRILKFIEIYQSSPKVRAALDKSNGKLYQAGWES; via the coding sequence ATGCGTAAAACCCTACGACGCTTCACTCCATTCAGTTTCATCCGGGGCGCAGCCGCCCTCGGCCTGCTGCTGGCAGGCTCCCTGGCCCAGGCCGACGAACCGCTCAAGCTCGGCACCACTGCCGCCTTTGTCCCACCGCTGGAAGTGGCGGTGGAGGAAGCCCGGGCCCAGGGTCTGGAAGTGAAACTGGTGGAGTTCACCGACTGGATCGCGCCCAATGTCAGCCTGGCCAACGGCGATATCGACCTGAACTACTTCCAGCACATTCCCTTCCTGGAAAACGCCAAGCAGGAAGGCGGTTACGACCTGGTGCCGGTGGCCCGCGGAGTGATCAACAACGTCGGCCTCTACTCGAAGAAGCACAAGGACTTCGCCAGCCTGCCCGAAGGCGCCAGCGTGGCCATCGCCAACGACCCGATCAATGGCGGCCGCGCCCTGCAGCTGCTGCAGAAGGCCGGACTGATCCAGCTCAAGCCCGGCGTCAGCTACAAGGCCACCCAGCAGGACATCACCGCCAATCCCAAGAAGCTGAAGATCATCGAGCTGGAAGCGGTACAACTGGTGCGCGCGCTGGACGAAGTCGACCTGGCCCTGGGCTATCCGCACTACATCCGCCTGGCCGGCACCCACGACGCCGAGTCCGCGCTGCTGTTCGACGGCCTCGACTACCCGGAGTACATCATCCAGTTCGTCGCCCAGCCACAGAAGGCCAAGGACCCGCGCATCCTCAAGTTCATCGAGATCTACCAGAGCTCGCCGAAGGTCCGCGCGGCCCTCGACAAATCCAACGGCAAGCTCTATCAGGCTGGCTGGGAGAGCTGA